One window from the genome of Osmerus eperlanus chromosome 3, fOsmEpe2.1, whole genome shotgun sequence encodes:
- the si:ch211-160b11.4 gene encoding involucrin, producing the protein MKTLFFLSCIVTVVLGLAPNRVVQRDLLPAQGHVVQEDSQPLVVKRTEFWQIEQDTNTEWVPLVQEKEAEVPLVQEKEAEVPLVQEKEAEVPLVQEKEAEVPLVQEKEAEVPLVQEEEAEVPLVQEEEAEVPLVQEKEAEVPLVQEKEAEVPLVQEEEAEVPLVQEEEAEVPLVQEEEAVVPLVQEEEKEAVPVMDPGLDMEPAAELQPEEEVDPEMEVEGELERSEVEEGPILEEESLGVEEPMMELEPLEEDSLVGQDLTSDELQQSVFQYEVEQQPIMELEPLPEEGLGMERKPYVMDEEPIMELEPLPEEGLGMDSEPHVIMGEEPIMELEPFGGHPVMEYNDIMVEEPRMELEPEIHKVPYSATGRHSVMVEEPVMELEPLAGEESHPSPMKRGTPGVGGPILFEQSIMGEGPMMDGAAHVRVEPVRERRALGEREAKHHQVDTYITGRRSCPGVILGGKCYQFFQGPKKAADAEFFCQSNFPQGHLASITSQQVHRQVMDLMLQQNGAYTRTWVGGLRYLETGRFIWLDGAHWTYEDFLAGEPNNTADVENCIELLAIGSGKFNDMPCWDLRSFICSHPI; encoded by the exons ATGAAGACCCTGTTCTTCCTATCCTGCATAGTAACAG TGGTCCTGGGACTTGCTCCAAACAGGGTTGTCCAGAGAGACCTTCTCCCAGCACAGGGCCATGTGGTGCAGGAAGATTCACAACCCCTGGTAGTGAAAAGAACTGAATTCTGGCAGATCGAacaggacacaaacacagaatgggTCCCCCTGGTGCaggagaaagaagcagaagttcccctggtgcaggagaaagaagcagaagtccctctggtgcaggagaaagaagcagaagttcccctggtgcaggagaaagaagcagaagtccctctggtgcaggagaaagaagcagaagttccCCTGGTGCAGGAGGAAGAAGCAGAAGTTCCCCTGGTGCAGGAGGAAGAAGCAGAAGTCCCTCTGGTGCaggagaaagaagcagaagttcccctggtgcaggagaaagaagcagaagttccCCTGGTGCAGGAGGAAGAAGCAGAAGTTCCCCTGGTGCAGGAGGAAGAAGCAGAAGTTCCCCTGGTGCAGGAGGAAGAAGCAGTAGTCCCCTTGGTGCaggaggaagaaaaggaagCGGTGCCTGTGATGGACCCAGGCCTAGATATGGAGCCAGCAGCAGAGCTGCAGCCAGAGGAAGAGGTTGATCCTGAGATGGAGGTGGAAGGGGAGTTGGAGAGATCAGAAGTTGAAGAAGGTCCTATCTTGGAGGAAGAATCCCTGGGGGTTGAGGAGCCAATGATGGAGCTGGAGCCACTAGAAGAGGACAGTCTGGTTGGACAGGATCTGACCAGTGATGAGCTGCAACAATCAGTTTTCCAATATGAAGTAGAGCAACAACCAATCATGGAGCTGGAACCGTTGCCAGAGGAGGGGCTCGGAATGGAGAGGAAACCGTATGTAATGGATGAAGAACCAATCATGGAGCTGGAACCATTGCCAGAGGAGGGGCTTGGAATGGACAGCGAACCACATGTCATCATGGGTGAAGAACCAATCATGGAGCTGGAGCCTTTTGGCGGTCATCCAGTCATGGAATACAATGACATCATGGTTGAAGAGCCCAGGATGGAACTGGAGCCAGAAATACACAAAGTTCCTTATTCAGCGACAGGTCGTCACTCTGTGATGGTGGAGGAGCCGGTGATGGAGTTGGAGCCCTTGGCAGGGGAGGAGTCACACCCTTCTCCAATGAAGCGTGGGACTCCAGGAGTGGGAGGCCCTATCCTCTTTGAGCAGTCAATCATGGGAGAGGGTCCAATGATGGACGGGGCTGCTCACGTACGGGTGGAGcccgtgagagagaggagggctttgGGGGAGCGGGAGGCAAAGCACCACCAGGTAGACACCTATATCACAG GGAGGCGCTCCTGTCCTGGTGTGATCTTGGGGGGTAAATGCTACCAGTTCTTCCAAGGCCCTAAAAAGGCTGCAGATGCTGAG TTCTTCTGCCAGAGCAATTTCCCCCAGGGCCACCTGGCCTCCATCACCAGCCAGCAGGTCCACAGGCAGGTGATGGACCTGATGCTCCAGCAGAACGGGGCATACACACGCACCTGGGTGGGAGGACTGCGCTacctggag ACTGGTCGCTTCATCTGGTTGGACGGAGCACACTGGACCTATGAGGACTTCCTGGCTGGAGAACCCAATAACACAGCAGATGTTGAAAACTGTATAGAGCTGCTGGCAATTG gaAGTGGAAAGTTCAATGACATGCCCTGCTGGGACCTGAGGTCATTCATCTGCTCTCACCCAATCTAG